The Mucilaginibacter mallensis genome has a segment encoding these proteins:
- a CDS encoding AraC family transcriptional regulator gives MERYSTFFGFNHFTKAINGCNISLTTYPDNSEYEDWHSHSKCSIGLLIEGTYTEDLRDRRLIRRPGDIKFIHKGEQHRCYDFSPGTKKINLDLSDAQLKEVGFSEDKLCKLIHSSPYFKFVLTRLYQEVVNNNLETPASASIILHSFFNTKQLSVVEKLPPKWIKSLIELLHDAPQTNFTLNEMSHMLGVHPTTISRAFSQYFSTTLSRYLQMIKVDKALVLVRSSHLSLTEIAYACGFADQAHFTRTFKEMTGILPKNFRKI, from the coding sequence ATGGAAAGATACTCAACATTTTTTGGCTTCAATCATTTCACTAAAGCAATAAACGGGTGCAATATATCACTGACTACTTATCCCGATAACAGCGAATATGAGGATTGGCATTCACACTCAAAATGCAGTATAGGTCTTTTAATTGAAGGCACTTACACGGAAGATTTACGTGACAGGCGATTAATAAGGAGACCGGGAGATATTAAATTCATTCATAAAGGCGAACAGCACAGGTGTTATGATTTTTCACCCGGCACAAAAAAAATAAATTTGGACCTTTCTGACGCTCAGTTGAAAGAAGTGGGTTTTAGCGAAGATAAATTGTGCAAGCTAATCCATTCATCGCCCTATTTTAAGTTCGTTCTTACACGCCTTTATCAGGAGGTGGTTAATAATAACCTCGAAACACCTGCATCTGCTTCAATTATCTTGCACAGCTTTTTTAACACAAAACAGTTATCAGTTGTCGAAAAACTTCCTCCAAAATGGATCAAGAGTTTAATTGAATTATTGCATGATGCACCACAAACAAACTTTACATTAAATGAGATGTCTCATATGCTGGGCGTACATCCTACCACAATTTCCAGGGCATTTTCCCAATATTTTTCCACCACTTTGAGCAGATACTTACAAATGATCAAGGTGGATAAAGCACTCGTGCTTGTAAGGTCTTCCCACCTATCCCTAACAGAGATCGCCTATGCATGTGGTTTCGCCGATCAAGCGCACTTTACAAGAACGTTCAAGGAGATGACAGGCATACTTCCAAAAAACTTTAGGAAAATTTGA
- a CDS encoding sensor histidine kinase has product MKTGEIRYSLLNHNTTCFLHYIIIIFLLFIVPHQLNAQDISNLHIEKVQEEGLTNDCILSINQDSNGFLWFGTKEGLFRYDGYSFKAFRNFPGDSSTLTGNQIECLYPEKNNLWIGSDGGLSRIDINTQNIKNFNCYGLKVNTILKKNDSIFWVGTASGLFQFNKNNYHWTKVPGFEKSTFINSLTDDHNGHLYVTTRNGFYCYSKLTGVCKYYRPDLPTFPQGDKNAPLSFSKSLLDNQGNLWIGTWDAGLLRFNTKTEKIKTWFYKTDDLHFLPYKIISDLLQDENGNIWLANKEGGLTIFCPSKNKFINYPVEWAGESRISGAVISLFRDKSGTFWIGTENGIVKYDPHYVHLSKTTYQLKTDTGLIYTHFAPLTMLKEKDGLWWMGMYEGLFMYDQKKGFIQDYSKVLGLPANFAVFNILKDKSGATWLSVKNMLVKVSENVNNRNHPLQAEIFKSPDIKSSIYILYIDNENRIWIGTHSNGIFRFDPEARKFISYHYNTMGPESKINEIRAFCELSKDSLLIGGMHTGLILLHTNTGRFEKITWNNINKLVSDLTINELYKKDKDLWIGTDYYGLWATNTQFKNPQIITVNDGLPSMSVSTIVGDKQNNLWLLTNAGAVKFHIPDRKITQFNKKDGIQSPDGLTSIVIDDNSNISIASKGCIYSFNPANFVKNTHPPEVSITDLRIFDKDYTIHKGETIRLNYNQNYFSFEYVALNYTQSRLNKYAYKMDGLDKSWNIAGSRRYVSYANLDEGTYVFNVKACNNEGIWNNTPTKLVLIVNPPFWHRWWFYLSLCVLVLSIIYIIYRYNMNQFKMRLQLRDNIARDLHDDIGSTLSSINIFSKIALQKISTDKRSSSELLQKISDKSERTLDALSDIVWSINTRNDGLDNFLMKAREYLSEVLEAQCIPYDFSIDPEIEHLKIGMVSRKELYLIFKEAICNASKYSGCTFIQICLTRHKSVCKLTISDNGKGFNINAVSSGNGLYNMGQRAKKMGADLYIESDENKGTLVSLSFHIPRFR; this is encoded by the coding sequence ATGAAAACGGGCGAAATAAGATATTCCTTATTAAATCACAATACAACCTGTTTCTTACATTATATTATTATCATTTTTTTACTGTTTATTGTACCCCATCAGCTAAATGCGCAGGACATTAGTAACCTGCATATAGAAAAGGTACAGGAAGAAGGGCTTACCAACGATTGCATATTAAGCATAAACCAGGACAGTAATGGATTTCTTTGGTTTGGGACAAAGGAAGGGCTTTTTAGATATGATGGCTACAGCTTTAAAGCGTTCAGGAATTTCCCCGGAGATTCATCCACCTTAACAGGCAATCAGATCGAATGTCTTTATCCCGAGAAAAATAATTTATGGATCGGATCAGACGGAGGACTGAGCAGGATTGATATCAATACCCAAAATATAAAAAATTTTAACTGTTACGGATTAAAGGTAAATACGATACTAAAGAAAAATGATTCTATTTTTTGGGTAGGAACGGCTTCAGGTTTATTTCAATTCAACAAAAACAACTACCACTGGACAAAAGTCCCCGGCTTTGAAAAAAGTACGTTTATTAACTCATTAACTGATGATCATAATGGCCATTTATATGTAACAACAAGGAATGGATTCTATTGTTATTCCAAATTAACCGGAGTTTGTAAGTATTATCGTCCCGACCTGCCAACGTTTCCGCAGGGGGATAAAAACGCCCCACTGAGCTTTAGCAAATCGTTACTGGATAACCAGGGTAATCTTTGGATAGGCACCTGGGATGCCGGCCTTTTACGGTTTAATACAAAAACAGAGAAGATTAAAACCTGGTTTTATAAAACAGATGATCTTCATTTCTTACCTTATAAAATAATATCCGACCTGCTTCAGGATGAAAATGGGAATATATGGCTCGCCAATAAGGAAGGCGGACTTACCATTTTTTGCCCTTCAAAAAACAAGTTTATCAATTACCCGGTTGAGTGGGCAGGTGAAAGTAGAATATCCGGTGCGGTAATATCCTTATTTCGCGATAAGTCGGGTACCTTTTGGATCGGTACAGAAAATGGGATAGTTAAATATGATCCGCACTATGTTCATTTATCAAAAACAACATACCAGTTAAAAACGGATACAGGCCTTATATACACGCACTTTGCACCATTAACCATGCTTAAAGAAAAAGATGGTTTGTGGTGGATGGGTATGTATGAAGGGTTGTTCATGTACGATCAAAAAAAGGGTTTTATACAAGATTACAGTAAAGTGTTAGGGCTGCCAGCCAATTTTGCCGTATTTAATATCCTCAAGGATAAAAGTGGGGCAACATGGTTAAGTGTAAAAAATATGCTGGTTAAGGTTTCTGAAAATGTTAATAACAGAAATCACCCCCTTCAAGCCGAGATATTTAAATCGCCTGATATTAAAAGCAGCATCTATATTTTATACATCGATAATGAAAACAGGATATGGATAGGAACACATAGCAATGGCATTTTCAGGTTTGACCCGGAAGCAAGAAAGTTCATTTCTTATCATTATAATACAATGGGGCCGGAGTCTAAAATAAATGAGATACGTGCATTTTGTGAATTATCAAAGGACAGCCTGTTAATAGGCGGCATGCACACAGGATTAATTTTATTACATACCAATACGGGACGTTTTGAAAAAATCACATGGAATAATATAAACAAACTTGTTTCAGACCTTACTATTAATGAATTATATAAAAAAGATAAAGATTTATGGATAGGTACCGATTATTATGGCTTGTGGGCAACCAATACACAATTTAAAAACCCACAGATTATAACTGTTAATGATGGCCTGCCGTCGATGTCTGTTTCAACTATAGTTGGCGATAAACAAAACAACCTTTGGCTGTTGACCAATGCAGGAGCAGTTAAATTTCATATACCTGATAGAAAAATAACTCAATTTAATAAAAAAGATGGCATTCAAAGTCCGGACGGGCTAACTTCAATAGTTATTGACGATAACAGCAATATATCAATAGCATCCAAGGGCTGCATTTATAGCTTTAACCCGGCTAACTTTGTGAAAAATACGCATCCGCCCGAAGTATCAATAACAGACTTACGTATTTTTGATAAGGATTACACTATACACAAAGGGGAAACCATTAGGCTTAACTACAACCAAAACTATTTTTCTTTTGAGTATGTAGCACTTAATTATACGCAGTCAAGGCTTAATAAATATGCTTATAAAATGGACGGGCTTGATAAAAGTTGGAATATTGCCGGTTCTCGCCGCTATGTTTCTTACGCTAATCTGGATGAAGGCACCTATGTATTTAATGTAAAAGCATGTAATAACGAAGGTATATGGAATAATACACCTACTAAGCTTGTATTAATTGTAAACCCTCCGTTCTGGCATCGATGGTGGTTTTATTTATCACTTTGTGTATTAGTTTTAAGTATAATATATATCATTTACAGGTATAACATGAACCAGTTTAAAATGCGTTTGCAATTACGTGATAATATAGCCCGTGATCTGCATGATGATATTGGTTCAACTTTAAGCAGCATCAACATATTCAGTAAAATAGCATTACAAAAAATAAGTACAGATAAGCGCAGCAGTAGTGAATTATTACAAAAAATAAGCGACAAATCGGAAAGAACCCTGGATGCTTTATCAGATATTGTCTGGTCCATCAATACCAGGAACGATGGCCTGGATAATTTTTTAATGAAAGCCCGTGAATACCTCTCTGAAGTGCTCGAGGCCCAGTGTATTCCTTACGATTTCAGTATTGACCCGGAAATAGAACATCTAAAAATAGGAATGGTCTCAAGGAAAGAGTTGTATCTTATTTTTAAAGAAGCTATTTGCAATGCTTCAAAATACTCCGGATGCACCTTCATACAAATTTGTTTAACAAGGCATAAGAGCGTTTGCAAATTAACCATCAGCGATAATGGCAAAGGGTTTAATATAAATGCTGTTTCGTCGGGTAATGGGCTTTATAACATGGGGCAGCGGGCAAAAAAAATGGGAGCTGATCTTTATATTGAAAGTGACGAAAACAAAGGAACGCTGGTGTCTTTAAGTTTCCATATCCCCCGATTTCGGTAG